Proteins co-encoded in one Stenotrophomonas maltophilia genomic window:
- a CDS encoding prepilin-type N-terminal cleavage/methylation domain-containing protein yields the protein MRRPAGGFTLIEVMIAITIMGVLALICWRALDSVASSDQRLRQADAETTTALRVLQQFQRDIEMRADDALMNGAVRPADQPQRLLPPSLASERHPDGSFALEITRSVGSDGLRWQRVRWWRQGNTLWRASGAATDRYPLPAPEPSKGIAVARDVQRFELRAWEPGAGWSALPGQGEVMPATGLELRLGLRDGRGPLSYRRVLAL from the coding sequence ATGAGACGCCCTGCCGGCGGGTTCACCCTGATCGAGGTGATGATCGCGATCACCATCATGGGCGTACTGGCACTGATCTGCTGGCGCGCGCTGGACAGCGTGGCCAGCAGCGACCAGCGCCTGCGCCAGGCCGATGCCGAGACCACCACCGCGTTGCGGGTACTGCAGCAGTTCCAGCGCGATATCGAAATGCGCGCAGACGACGCGCTGATGAACGGTGCGGTGCGCCCTGCGGACCAGCCGCAGCGGCTGCTGCCACCTTCGCTGGCGAGCGAGCGGCACCCGGATGGCAGCTTCGCGTTGGAGATCACCCGCAGCGTGGGCAGCGACGGGCTGCGCTGGCAGCGGGTGCGCTGGTGGCGGCAGGGCAACACGTTGTGGCGGGCCAGCGGTGCAGCCACCGACCGGTACCCCCTGCCGGCACCGGAGCCGTCGAAGGGCATTGCCGTGGCACGCGATGTACAACGGTTCGAACTGCGTGCCTGGGAGCCCGGTGCGGGCTGGTCGGCGTTGCCGGGCCAGGGCGAGGTGATGCCCGCCACCGGGCTGGAACTGCGGCTTGGGCTGCGCGATGGGCGTGGGCCGCTGAGCTACCGGCGGGTGTTGGCGTTGTAG
- a CDS encoding ExbD/TolR family protein yields the protein MGQKAKFGIKKREKGINVTPFVDVLLVVLVIFILTSNASIPGIEVNLPKASNSVALEKPKTKAITIDPSGQVFLDAYPVTMAELEDRLRTERATTPDFPVIVRGDAQVQYARVVEVLDLLRRLELAQVGLVTGKAQG from the coding sequence ATGGGCCAGAAGGCGAAGTTCGGCATCAAGAAGCGCGAGAAGGGCATCAACGTGACGCCCTTCGTCGATGTGCTGCTGGTGGTGCTGGTGATCTTCATCCTGACCAGCAACGCCTCCATTCCCGGCATCGAGGTGAACCTGCCGAAGGCCAGCAACAGCGTGGCACTGGAGAAGCCCAAGACCAAGGCGATCACCATCGACCCCAGCGGCCAGGTGTTTCTGGATGCGTACCCGGTGACGATGGCCGAGCTGGAGGACCGCCTGCGCACCGAGCGCGCGACCACGCCGGATTTTCCAGTGATCGTGCGCGGCGATGCACAGGTGCAGTACGCCCGCGTGGTCGAGGTGCTGGACCTGCTGCGCCGGCTGGAGCTGGCCCAGGTCGGCCTGGTCACCGGCAAGGCACAGGGCTGA
- a CDS encoding general secretion pathway protein codes for MDGKRWDRNRMLTLLAATLLLAVVVYWGVTLAAPVAAAAASEAHAGPPARPAFDAAASVPLVRLLSPGAVQTDVVVLGVMAGDHAPLALLSVDGRPAVAYAPGQRLGPSTVLASVSASTVELTQAGQSRSLPVPGLPPMPTDGIVPAAR; via the coding sequence ATGGATGGCAAGCGCTGGGATCGCAATCGGATGTTGACCCTGTTGGCAGCCACGCTGCTGCTGGCGGTGGTGGTCTATTGGGGCGTGACCCTGGCCGCGCCGGTAGCGGCGGCCGCCGCCAGCGAAGCGCACGCCGGGCCTCCCGCACGGCCCGCCTTCGATGCCGCTGCAAGCGTGCCGCTGGTGCGGCTGCTTTCACCGGGCGCGGTGCAGACCGACGTTGTCGTGCTGGGCGTGATGGCCGGCGACCACGCGCCGCTGGCGCTGCTTTCGGTGGATGGCCGGCCCGCCGTGGCCTATGCGCCTGGGCAACGGCTGGGCCCGTCTACGGTGCTGGCCAGCGTCAGCGCCAGTACCGTGGAACTGACACAGGCCGGGCAGTCACGCAGTCTACCGGTGCCTGGGCTGCCCCCGATGCCGACCGATGGCATCGTGCCGGCCGCACGGTAG
- a CDS encoding putative porin: MNDHHRARTDSRRPRPARRALLCCAVLLSLAAPAGAMAAETTMVKLIKGLIASGALKPEDGQALLVQAEAEAAAAQRTAATSGAPASGGVALEAGDVRVPYVPQSVRDGIRDEVRQEVMAQAKSEGWAAPNEVAEWTKRIKVTGDMRVRSESRFYSERNSDIVSNWAAINSGSGFDTNTNTNLQLPPLLNTRQDRRNLWRIRARLGIEATIGQHTTAGVRLASGSSNGPVSTTEQLGGGLSKKDVWLDQAWLAYSPTDWVTVRGGRFGNPFWTSDTLFSNDLNFDGLAANLKYDFDGGDLDVFGNLAVVPLEYTSDNAPNRNQVKTPNENKWLSGAQVGVNWRFNEDNALRAAVGYYDFKNISGRLSSPCLLYAGADGCDTDWSRPAFMQKGNTLMLIRDIARNPLDPANTPTPQYVGLASAFRLATLNLRWDTQLAQGVGLRLDGDYIRNLAYDKQAMFNRANNGIVNNYGAGGAASIDTFRSGDTAWMLQATFGATELREKGQWQALLGYKRIEADALPDAYNDPNFHLGGTNARGYYVGGAYALDARSWISGKWMAAKEVSGAPLSIDVFQLEFNTGF; encoded by the coding sequence ATGAACGACCACCACCGCGCACGTACCGACTCCCGCCGCCCGCGGCCGGCCCGACGGGCGCTGCTGTGCTGCGCCGTGCTGCTCAGCCTGGCCGCCCCGGCTGGTGCGATGGCCGCCGAGACCACCATGGTCAAGCTGATCAAGGGGCTGATCGCCAGCGGTGCGCTGAAGCCGGAAGACGGCCAGGCGCTGCTGGTGCAGGCTGAGGCTGAAGCCGCTGCGGCACAACGCACTGCAGCCACCAGTGGAGCCCCCGCCAGCGGCGGCGTGGCGCTGGAGGCCGGCGATGTACGCGTGCCCTATGTGCCGCAGAGCGTGCGCGATGGCATCCGCGATGAAGTGCGCCAGGAGGTGATGGCCCAGGCGAAGTCGGAAGGCTGGGCAGCACCCAACGAGGTGGCCGAGTGGACCAAGCGGATCAAGGTTACCGGTGACATGCGCGTGCGCAGCGAATCGCGGTTCTACTCCGAGCGCAACAGCGACATCGTGAGCAACTGGGCGGCGATCAACTCCGGCAGCGGCTTCGATACCAACACCAACACCAACCTGCAGCTGCCGCCGCTGCTCAACACCCGCCAGGACCGCCGCAACCTGTGGCGCATCCGCGCCCGCCTGGGTATCGAGGCGACCATCGGCCAGCACACCACCGCCGGCGTACGCCTGGCCAGCGGCAGCAGCAACGGCCCGGTATCGACCACCGAACAGCTGGGCGGCGGCCTGAGCAAGAAGGACGTGTGGCTGGACCAGGCGTGGCTGGCCTACAGCCCGACCGACTGGGTGACGGTGCGGGGTGGTCGCTTCGGCAACCCGTTCTGGACCAGCGACACGCTGTTCTCCAACGATCTGAACTTCGATGGGCTGGCCGCCAACCTGAAGTACGACTTCGACGGCGGTGATCTCGATGTGTTCGGCAATCTTGCGGTGGTCCCGCTGGAGTACACCTCCGACAATGCGCCGAACCGCAACCAGGTGAAGACACCCAACGAGAACAAGTGGCTGTCGGGCGCGCAGGTGGGCGTGAACTGGCGCTTCAATGAAGACAATGCCCTGCGCGCCGCAGTCGGCTACTACGATTTCAAGAACATCAGCGGCCGGCTGTCCTCACCGTGCCTGCTGTATGCCGGCGCCGACGGCTGCGATACCGACTGGTCGCGACCGGCGTTCATGCAGAAGGGCAACACCCTGATGCTGATCCGCGACATCGCGCGCAACCCACTGGATCCGGCCAACACGCCCACCCCGCAGTACGTCGGTCTGGCGTCGGCATTCCGCCTGGCCACGCTGAACCTGCGCTGGGATACGCAGCTGGCGCAGGGCGTCGGACTGCGCCTGGACGGCGACTATATCCGCAATCTTGCCTACGACAAGCAGGCGATGTTCAACCGCGCCAACAATGGCATCGTCAACAACTACGGTGCCGGCGGTGCCGCCAGCATCGATACCTTCCGCAGTGGCGATACCGCGTGGATGCTGCAGGCCACCTTCGGCGCCACCGAGTTGAGGGAGAAGGGCCAGTGGCAGGCGCTGCTGGGTTACAAGCGGATCGAGGCCGACGCGCTGCCCGATGCCTACAACGATCCGAACTTCCACCTGGGTGGCACCAATGCGCGCGGCTACTACGTGGGCGGCGCTTACGCGCTGGATGCGCGCAGCTGGATCAGCGGCAAGTGGATGGCGGCCAAGGAGGTGTCCGGTGCGCCGCTGTCGATCGATGTCTTCCAGCTGGAGTTCAACACCGGGTTCTAG
- a CDS encoding OsmC family protein, with translation MAYARVVSTADNYLHHISNGSFDVDADEPASLGGQGKGFAPFDLYLASLAACTAITLRMYAQRKGWDLGQFHAELRSERDADGRFHVHRVLHASAGLSDAQWQRLLEVVEKTPVTLVMREGARITSERGGDRVAPSTHGLDLL, from the coding sequence ATGGCCTACGCACGCGTTGTTTCGACCGCCGACAATTACCTGCACCACATCAGCAATGGCAGCTTCGATGTGGACGCGGACGAGCCCGCCTCGCTGGGCGGCCAGGGCAAGGGCTTCGCGCCATTTGATCTGTACCTGGCTTCGCTGGCGGCCTGTACGGCCATCACCCTGCGCATGTACGCGCAGCGCAAGGGCTGGGACCTTGGCCAATTCCATGCCGAACTGCGCTCGGAGCGTGACGCCGACGGACGCTTCCATGTGCACCGCGTGCTGCATGCCAGCGCCGGACTGAGTGATGCGCAATGGCAGCGCTTGCTGGAGGTGGTGGAGAAGACACCGGTGACGCTGGTGATGCGTGAGGGTGCGCGCATTACCAGCGAGCGGGGGGGCGACCGCGTAGCCCCATCCACGCATGGCCTGGATCTACTGTAG
- the gspI gene encoding type II secretion system minor pseudopilin GspI, with protein MKRNAGGFTLIEVLIALAIVSIALAAVMRSVAVATDDQSRLRDRRLALLCAQDRWQELRLSGQVPQQGQQRCVQGRGSFLVLQQLGSGADGQAQLELSVVAEDAPAQALARLQLPWTSPP; from the coding sequence ATGAAGCGGAACGCGGGCGGATTCACCTTGATTGAAGTACTGATCGCACTGGCGATCGTGTCGATCGCGTTGGCCGCGGTGATGCGCTCGGTGGCCGTGGCCACCGACGATCAATCGCGCCTGCGTGATCGTCGCCTCGCGCTGCTGTGTGCGCAGGATCGCTGGCAGGAACTGCGCCTTTCCGGGCAGGTGCCGCAGCAGGGGCAGCAGCGCTGCGTGCAGGGGCGCGGCAGCTTCCTGGTACTGCAACAGCTGGGGTCGGGCGCAGACGGGCAAGCGCAGCTGGAACTGAGCGTGGTTGCCGAGGATGCGCCGGCGCAGGCGCTGGCACGGCTGCAGCTGCCGTGGACATCGCCGCCATGA
- a CDS encoding ShlB/FhaC/HecB family hemolysin secretion/activation protein, which yields MTPVPCRADRLTLRLHPLVLALAALPLPLLAQDVAPAPSVNINEYIVRGNTVLDPRQIERAVEPFLGPGKTLADVEKARDAVNALYQQAGYQSVHVELPEQQVSGGVVLLKVQQTPIGQLRVVGTKHESPDRIRERVPALAEGKVPDFDQAQKELTALNEGGRRQVMPLVREGQVPGTMDVDLQVEEKSPWRASAALNNDHSADTEKLRLSASLAYDNLWKRGHSASVSVYMAPEDTKQAKVFSASYTMPFEGTPWSLEASGYKSDSRVLNAGGQVGTGTGTNVIGNGHSIGLKLNYRLAGSSQWWRQLSLGVDFKDTEEDTQMGKDSLKTPLKYAPVTLGFVGVRQGEHDQLSINTQLVAGTRRLFGYGSDATAFGQKRYWADPSFVAFKADVANTHTFGSDWQWYARGSLQVTDAPLVSAEQFAAGGMYTVRGYLSAEAIGDYGGLASLEWRTPAWSLWSGTDLRVYSFADAAYLRLRQSLPEQRDKYNLASVGLGAQLRLGEHLQLRLDYAWPYADGPVTRKDDPRLHFNISTSY from the coding sequence ATGACTCCTGTTCCGTGCCGAGCCGACCGCCTCACGCTGCGCCTGCATCCGCTGGTGCTGGCCCTGGCCGCGTTGCCGCTGCCACTGCTTGCGCAGGACGTGGCGCCGGCGCCCAGCGTCAACATCAACGAGTACATCGTGCGTGGCAACACGGTACTCGACCCACGCCAGATCGAACGCGCGGTGGAGCCGTTCCTGGGCCCTGGCAAGACGCTGGCCGATGTCGAGAAGGCGCGCGATGCGGTGAACGCCTTGTACCAGCAGGCCGGCTACCAGTCGGTCCATGTCGAGCTGCCGGAACAGCAGGTCAGTGGCGGCGTGGTACTGCTGAAAGTACAGCAGACGCCGATCGGCCAGCTGCGTGTGGTGGGCACCAAGCATGAGTCCCCCGACCGCATCCGCGAGCGCGTGCCTGCGCTGGCCGAGGGCAAGGTGCCGGATTTCGACCAGGCGCAGAAGGAACTGACCGCGTTGAACGAAGGCGGACGCCGCCAGGTGATGCCGCTGGTGCGCGAGGGCCAGGTGCCGGGCACGATGGACGTGGATCTGCAGGTGGAGGAGAAGTCGCCGTGGCGCGCCAGTGCGGCCCTCAACAACGACCACAGCGCCGACACCGAGAAGCTGCGGCTGAGCGCGTCGCTGGCCTACGACAATCTATGGAAGCGCGGGCACAGTGCCAGCGTGAGCGTCTACATGGCGCCGGAAGATACCAAGCAGGCCAAGGTGTTCTCGGCGTCATACACGATGCCGTTCGAGGGCACGCCGTGGAGCCTGGAAGCGTCCGGCTATAAATCCGACAGCCGCGTGCTCAATGCAGGCGGCCAGGTCGGTACCGGTACCGGCACCAATGTGATCGGCAACGGCCATTCGATCGGCCTCAAGCTCAACTACCGCCTGGCCGGCAGCAGCCAGTGGTGGCGCCAGCTCAGCCTCGGTGTGGATTTCAAGGACACCGAAGAAGATACGCAGATGGGCAAGGACAGCCTGAAGACGCCGTTGAAGTACGCCCCGGTCACCCTGGGCTTCGTCGGTGTGCGCCAGGGCGAGCACGATCAGCTGAGCATCAATACCCAGCTGGTGGCCGGCACCCGGCGTCTGTTCGGCTATGGCAGCGATGCCACCGCGTTCGGCCAGAAGCGCTACTGGGCCGACCCGAGCTTCGTGGCGTTCAAGGCCGATGTGGCCAACACCCACACCTTCGGCAGTGACTGGCAGTGGTACGCGCGCGGCTCGTTGCAGGTGACCGACGCGCCGCTGGTGTCGGCCGAACAGTTCGCCGCCGGCGGCATGTACACCGTGCGCGGTTACCTGTCGGCCGAGGCGATCGGCGACTACGGCGGCTTGGCCAGCCTGGAATGGCGCACCCCGGCGTGGTCGCTGTGGAGCGGCACCGATCTGCGCGTCTACAGCTTTGCTGATGCGGCGTACCTGCGCCTGCGTCAGTCGCTGCCCGAGCAGCGTGACAAGTACAACCTGGCCTCGGTCGGCCTGGGCGCGCAGCTGCGCCTGGGCGAGCACCTGCAACTGCGCCTGGACTACGCCTGGCCCTACGCCGATGGCCCGGTCACGCGCAAGGACGACCCGCGCCTGCATTTCAACATCAGCACCAGCTACTGA
- a CDS encoding RNA polymerase sigma factor yields the protein MSPNALALVELLIRERRALSRFIARYLDPASTEDTLQNLYLKASSVPGDPPILEPRGYLYRMAYHHALNRSQADARERRAMAEYAADMADAGHDGEAHVLDQAQLREITQTILALPAQVRECFVLNRYLGLSEREIAARLGISKSVVGKYVLRAALLIQQHQQGTRR from the coding sequence ATGTCTCCCAATGCCCTGGCGCTGGTCGAGCTGCTGATCCGCGAGCGCCGTGCGTTGTCACGTTTCATCGCACGCTACCTCGACCCGGCCAGTACCGAGGACACCCTGCAGAACCTGTACCTGAAGGCCAGCAGCGTGCCCGGCGATCCGCCGATCCTGGAGCCGCGCGGCTACCTGTACCGGATGGCCTACCATCACGCGCTCAACCGCAGCCAGGCCGACGCCCGCGAGCGGCGCGCGATGGCCGAGTACGCCGCCGACATGGCCGATGCCGGCCACGACGGTGAGGCCCACGTGCTTGACCAGGCCCAGCTGCGCGAGATCACCCAGACCATCCTGGCCTTGCCGGCGCAGGTGCGCGAGTGCTTCGTGCTCAACCGTTACCTGGGCCTGAGCGAGCGCGAGATCGCCGCCCGCCTGGGCATTTCCAAGAGCGTGGTCGGCAAGTACGTGCTGCGCGCGGCGCTGCTGATCCAGCAGCACCAGCAGGGAACCCGCCGATGA
- the gspH gene encoding type II secretion system minor pseudopilin GspH — protein MQRIPRGFTLLELMVVLVIIGICTAGIGLGLGSLLDPSRQLRQEAERLAQRLQVARDEARIDGRALRWQADASGYRFSRRDGAHWVDVQRDDLLRPQRWQAAGVTVQPATAIELSPEWIGVPWELALSLDGRNVRLRDDGSGQLQVMQ, from the coding sequence ATGCAGCGCATTCCGCGCGGCTTCACGCTGCTGGAACTGATGGTGGTGCTGGTGATCATCGGCATCTGCACGGCCGGTATCGGCCTGGGGCTGGGCAGCCTGCTCGACCCCAGCCGCCAGCTGCGGCAGGAGGCTGAACGGCTGGCGCAGCGCCTGCAGGTGGCGCGCGACGAGGCGCGTATCGATGGCAGGGCCCTGCGCTGGCAGGCCGATGCCTCCGGCTATCGATTCAGCCGCCGCGACGGCGCCCACTGGGTGGACGTGCAGCGCGACGATCTGCTGCGGCCGCAACGCTGGCAGGCGGCGGGCGTCACGGTACAGCCCGCAACCGCCATCGAACTGAGCCCGGAGTGGATCGGGGTTCCCTGGGAACTGGCACTGTCGCTGGATGGCCGCAACGTGCGTCTTCGTGATGATGGCAGCGGACAGTTGCAGGTCATGCAATGA
- a CDS encoding cell envelope integrity protein TolA, with protein MRGRQLLVTVALVLVALLALGIAVWWLLFKDTASTRRPVVQPPMLALPPPPPPPPPPPERPPEPETPPEETMPEPEPLDQPTPAEEPTPTPDNADPVTMNADAQAGGDNFGIQSGSGGGSSGVGRGGAGNATYGRYLGYLMQQAISRDDKVKRLAFQLQVNVWLGADGRLEKVELVRGSGNEEADAAVLDALRRIGKVDQAPPPSLDFPARVLIQGRRPGA; from the coding sequence ATGCGCGGTCGCCAGCTGCTGGTGACCGTCGCGCTGGTGCTGGTCGCGTTGCTGGCGCTTGGCATCGCGGTGTGGTGGCTGCTGTTCAAGGACACCGCCAGCACGCGCCGGCCAGTGGTGCAACCGCCAATGCTGGCGCTGCCGCCACCCCCTCCGCCGCCACCGCCGCCGCCGGAGAGGCCGCCGGAACCGGAGACACCGCCGGAAGAAACGATGCCCGAGCCGGAACCGCTGGATCAGCCGACGCCGGCTGAAGAGCCCACGCCGACGCCGGACAACGCCGACCCGGTGACGATGAACGCCGACGCGCAGGCCGGCGGTGACAACTTCGGCATCCAGTCCGGCAGTGGCGGCGGTTCATCCGGCGTCGGCCGCGGTGGCGCCGGCAATGCCACCTATGGTCGCTACCTCGGTTACCTCATGCAGCAGGCGATCTCGCGCGACGACAAGGTCAAGCGGCTGGCGTTCCAGCTGCAGGTGAATGTCTGGTTGGGCGCGGACGGCCGCCTGGAAAAGGTCGAGCTGGTGCGCGGTAGTGGCAACGAGGAGGCCGACGCGGCCGTGCTCGACGCCCTGCGCCGCATCGGCAAGGTCGACCAGGCGCCGCCGCCCTCGCTCGATTTCCCCGCACGCGTGCTGATCCAGGGCCGCCGTCCCGGCGCCTGA
- a CDS encoding FecR family protein — protein sequence MITSEPSPRQARQALRWVIRCSAGPLPDRQQRALQRWLQADPQHAQAWRQQQAFWQRLDAAGPDVLAALPALTADDRGLRAIASRRRLPWLLASAAAVVLMVAAAPHALLLARSDLRSSDAPRVVQLDDGSTAVLDAGTALALDFDGGQRRLRLLRGQAWFQVAHESRPFRVEAGGGQVHDIGTAFSVSLHGHSVSTEVSEGVVEVRPGDGSAQRLNAGQARTFRDGRWLLPVQQRVPEDIAPWRRGELAIDDRPAALAIADLARYRRAPVWVLGGQGAQVRVSGLFHVQQPETAIDAVAAQAGLRVQRLPGGAMVLW from the coding sequence ATGATCACGTCCGAACCCTCGCCGCGTCAGGCCAGGCAGGCGTTGCGCTGGGTGATACGGTGCAGTGCAGGCCCGCTGCCCGATCGCCAGCAACGAGCCCTGCAGCGCTGGCTGCAGGCCGATCCACAGCATGCACAGGCCTGGCGCCAGCAACAGGCGTTCTGGCAGCGGCTCGATGCCGCCGGGCCCGATGTGCTGGCGGCGCTGCCGGCGCTGACTGCCGATGACCGGGGCCTGCGCGCGATCGCGTCGCGTCGTCGGCTGCCCTGGCTGCTGGCCAGCGCGGCTGCGGTGGTCCTGATGGTCGCAGCGGCACCGCACGCGTTGTTGCTGGCGCGCAGTGACCTGCGCAGCAGCGACGCCCCACGTGTGGTGCAGCTGGACGACGGCAGTACCGCCGTGCTGGATGCGGGCACCGCGCTGGCGCTGGACTTCGACGGTGGGCAGCGCCGCCTGCGCCTGCTGCGCGGCCAGGCCTGGTTCCAGGTGGCCCATGAATCGCGGCCGTTCCGGGTCGAGGCCGGTGGCGGCCAGGTCCACGATATCGGCACGGCGTTCAGCGTGTCCCTGCACGGCCACAGCGTCAGTACCGAGGTCAGCGAAGGCGTGGTCGAGGTGCGTCCGGGCGACGGCAGCGCTCAGCGCCTGAACGCCGGGCAGGCGCGGACGTTCCGTGACGGCCGTTGGCTGCTGCCGGTGCAGCAGCGTGTGCCGGAGGACATCGCGCCCTGGCGCCGTGGCGAACTGGCCATCGATGATCGCCCTGCCGCGCTGGCCATCGCCGATCTGGCGCGTTATCGCCGTGCACCGGTGTGGGTGTTGGGCGGGCAGGGTGCGCAGGTGCGGGTCAGCGGCCTGTTCCATGTGCAGCAGCCGGAGACCGCCATCGATGCCGTGGCCGCGCAGGCCGGCCTGCGTGTGCAGCGCCTGCCAGGCGGTGCCATGGTGCTGTGGTGA
- a CDS encoding DUF2341 domain-containing protein encodes MDRLLSRVLLLLAALVALPAAAADANWWQAEWKYRKPITVDAGPQGAGLAGDPGRTPLLMRLHTGNFGFDGTQDAGNDLRFVSGDGRTVLAHQIEQFDPTLGLALVWVDVPALSAAAPQTIWMYYGNEKAPASGNGQQVFDPDYTLVYHFVEANAPARDTTAYGNNAGAVAPPAEGSVIGRGVQLGTAPLPLPASASLAQEAGAPLTVSAWIKPGSNNAAQAIYARRDGASELVLGIDNRVPFVRLNGQRSTPAQPIPEGQWAHVAITAEKGAVQLYLNGRVVAQLNGDLPALTTAPVLGADAPGATQPLANFEGALDELRISRVARPAALLLADATAQGADSRLISYGADEQSAGQSHFAFILKAMPFDAWVVVAILGLMMLLSWAIMIAKSRHFGRTSKANAVFTESFGKLSGVPLRTLSDMDRQGKAPTAMHDGSLWRIYQVAIDEMQQRHQRDGNSGYLSGATIAAIRASMDAVMVREQEAMARRMNWLSTTIEGAPYVGLFGTVIGIMLVFVVAAMAGAVDINSVAPGMAAALLCTAAGLGVAIPALFGYNYLGARAEAIGADMAVFIDEFAARLAEEQDGRGPAAVQG; translated from the coding sequence ATGGACCGTTTGCTTTCCCGAGTATTGCTGCTGCTGGCCGCGCTGGTCGCGTTGCCCGCCGCCGCGGCCGATGCCAACTGGTGGCAGGCCGAATGGAAGTACCGCAAGCCGATCACCGTCGACGCTGGCCCGCAGGGCGCGGGCCTGGCCGGTGACCCGGGCCGCACGCCGCTGCTGATGCGCCTGCATACCGGCAACTTCGGTTTCGACGGCACCCAGGATGCGGGCAACGACCTGCGTTTCGTCTCGGGCGATGGCCGCACCGTGCTGGCCCACCAGATTGAGCAGTTCGATCCCACGCTGGGCCTTGCCCTGGTCTGGGTGGACGTGCCGGCGCTGAGCGCCGCAGCGCCGCAGACGATCTGGATGTACTACGGCAACGAAAAGGCCCCGGCCAGCGGCAACGGCCAGCAGGTGTTCGACCCGGATTACACGCTGGTCTACCACTTTGTCGAGGCCAATGCCCCGGCGCGCGATACCACCGCCTACGGCAACAATGCCGGTGCGGTGGCGCCGCCGGCGGAAGGTTCGGTGATCGGCCGTGGCGTGCAGCTGGGCACCGCGCCGCTGCCGCTGCCGGCCAGCGCCTCGCTGGCACAGGAGGCGGGCGCACCGCTGACTGTCTCAGCCTGGATCAAGCCGGGCAGCAACAACGCCGCACAGGCCATCTACGCCCGCCGTGATGGCGCGTCCGAGCTGGTGCTGGGCATCGACAACCGGGTGCCGTTCGTGCGGCTCAACGGCCAGCGCAGCACGCCGGCGCAACCGATCCCGGAAGGGCAGTGGGCGCACGTGGCCATCACCGCAGAGAAGGGCGCCGTGCAGCTGTACCTCAACGGTCGCGTGGTGGCGCAGCTCAATGGTGATCTTCCGGCGCTGACCACCGCCCCGGTGCTGGGTGCCGACGCGCCCGGCGCGACGCAGCCACTGGCCAACTTCGAAGGCGCGCTGGATGAGCTGCGCATCTCGCGGGTCGCGCGTCCGGCAGCATTGCTGCTGGCCGATGCCACCGCGCAGGGTGCCGATTCGCGCCTGATCAGCTACGGCGCCGACGAACAGTCGGCCGGACAGAGCCACTTCGCCTTCATCCTCAAGGCGATGCCGTTCGATGCCTGGGTGGTGGTCGCCATCCTTGGCCTGATGATGTTGCTGTCGTGGGCGATCATGATCGCCAAGAGCCGCCACTTCGGCCGCACCAGCAAGGCCAATGCGGTGTTCACCGAGAGCTTTGGCAAGCTGTCCGGCGTGCCGCTGCGCACCCTGTCCGACATGGATCGCCAGGGCAAGGCGCCCACTGCGATGCACGACGGTTCGCTGTGGCGCATCTACCAGGTGGCCATCGATGAGATGCAGCAGCGCCATCAGCGCGACGGCAACAGTGGCTACCTCAGTGGGGCCACCATCGCCGCGATCCGCGCCTCGATGGATGCCGTGATGGTGCGCGAGCAGGAAGCGATGGCCCGCCGTATGAACTGGCTGTCGACCACCATCGAAGGTGCGCCTTACGTGGGACTGTTCGGTACCGTGATCGGCATCATGCTGGTGTTCGTGGTGGCGGCGATGGCCGGCGCGGTGGACATCAACTCGGTGGCACCGGGCATGGCCGCAGCGCTGCTGTGTACGGCGGCCGGCCTCGGCGTCGCGATCCCGGCACTGTTCGGCTACAACTATCTGGGCGCACGCGCCGAGGCGATCGGCGCCGATATGGCGGTGTTCATCGATGAGTTCGCCGCACGACTGGCCGAAGAGCAGGACGGGCGCGGCCCCGCCGCGGTCCAGGGCTGA